The Malus domestica chromosome 10, GDT2T_hap1 nucleotide sequence GTATTTGCATTAGATTTTTGCTTTCAAAATGCTAGAAAATGAGTGAAACCTTTCTTATATTGGGTCACTAACAAGGAGGGATTTTTTTATACCAGGCCCAAAGAACCATACTTTTGGTTACCATACTTTTCACTcttgaatgcaacataaacaagtGTGGGCATGTGTTCTTGGACTTGAGTCAATAAACTAAAGTGATGTAAACTGTTTTCTCTAGGTACCCAACTACCCATCCATTTATGCCAACAGCAGTCCATATTTGGTTTTGAGCAACTTTAATTGCTAGCagaaaatgttacaattaaGGCTTACAAAGCTGCAATTTCTCTTGGTAATGCATTTTTTTCCCAAAGAACTTGGATGATAAGTTTGAACTCAGACGGATGGTTGACATTATAAGGAAATTGCACCCGTTATGCATTTGTGGGAAGGGCAGGGTTCCATATAATCAAatgacataaaaataaaaaataaaaagtaacaaATTGGCAATAGTTTTCTAAGCAAGCACATAAGTTGGTGTTAATTAGATAGGTGAGCCCTAACCCGTGTGCCGCTGTATGCTTCACCTGGAAGATTCACCTATAAGATGTGACAATAATGAATCCGTGATGACATAACATATGTATAGGTCATCTGTTAGCTGTCAAAAGGTCAGCTTAATAAGGGAACCCAGAGGAGACTTTATTTACATCTGACTGCTAGTAGTCTGGTTTGATAGAAAAGAATTTTCTCAAACACATAGGCTTTATGAATGAATCATGTATCTCTCTTTGAATTGTCGTTTTTGTgcggattttttttcttcatttcaacTATGATGTGAGACTCATGGTATATCTTTGAATTCAAACTGAATATGAGTGGTCGCCTTCTCCCTCCACTTTGCATATTAGCCTTACTGTCTTTAAAGGTTTGGTAGAAATAAAGAGGTGGAGATTGTATTGGCTTCCCATTATACTGTTTCCTTGATCAAAGAAAAGATAAGTCGGGGGAGAAAATTAGTTACTCAGTTTATCTTCAAAGGTTTGAATATGCTGTATATGTTTCGTTACTTGTTTTGAAATTGGTTGAGTGTAGACATAAACAACTTGTTTAAGATTCCCATCTATTTGTATTTCTGTTTTCTGTCTGGTCATGTTTTTGAACTAACGAGATTACCTTTGTTCTTCCTCATCGTTGTCCGAGAATTTTACTAACCCTTCTCTTCCTCTACATTGTGGCTGCAGATGTTCTGGACAAATTACCGTTGCAGAATCTTGATTGTTGACCTGTGCACTTGTATTCTTACTTGTACCTTTTCCGTTTTCTTTGGATCAGCATCAGTCTCTCACGTTCGTTGTGCAAAGTAGATTAGATGAAGAAAATCTCTACCTTTGTATTATTGAAAGCAATGTGTATCGCTTGAAAGACAGAAAAGTGAGTTATTAGTACAGTTTGTTCAATGTTTATGTTATCGAAATACAATACCGTTGTTGACATTGGTCTTGCGCTGCGATGACATTTTTAAAATTCTGAGGAAGAAAATGTGAACCAACTTCAAATGAATTTGGATGCTTTTCCCAAAACTCGTGATTTGGCTTTCAAATGAGAAATTAATCAGGATTACTAAATCTATGTTAGCTTCTTACCAGAGTGCTTGTACACAAAGGCGATCCAAGGAGGGAGAGAAACTTTCCTGCAGCACCCGTTGCATGAAATGGGCGTCTCACATTCTCTACATCATGTGCTACCATACAACCATGAATGCGGGGCACCCGTTTCATGCAACATGTGCAAAAAACGTTTTCTCCTGAGAGCCCAAGTTGAAGGCTTATCCTGAGAAACACATGGCGGGGATGTATCCTATGATGTGGTCTAATGATTCGAACTAGGTTATCTTGGTAGATTATGATGTAGTCTAATGATTCGACTATTTATCTTAGTGAATTAGAGTGGGAGAAATCACTGAAAAATTCGAGCTTTTTTCGGGGTTgagtttaatttatgaactgaATATGCAAATCACAAGCATTGTAATATCTGATTGAATAACTACCGGCTAACTCTCTCATCACCAAGAAGTTTATTAACTTGCTAAAAGGTGCATAAAATGTTCAACAAAAATAGTCTTTCATGGCTATAAAGCATTACACACATTAGAGATGCATGTCTGGTTCCTCCATtaacatcaacatcatcatcttCCCTTTGTTCTTCATCATCTACAGCGTCGGTACAAATTACTTAGTACACATAGCCCTTGACAAACAATTCCTTCTTTGCCTCCTCTGACTCTCCCTCTCCGGTGTACTTGCCCAGCTGTGCAAGTGAGTTGGCCTTGGCACGGATGAGCAGAGCATCCTGAGCTGCCTTCACGTTCTCCGGTCTGCCTCCCCATGTCTTCAGGCAGGTATTTTGGAGAGCTCTGGCGTAGGAGAAGGACACGTGCCATGGGTTTGGTGATTGGTTCATCGCATTCAAGTTCAGGGTTGCCTCAACTTCAGATTGTCCACCAGACAAAAACTGCTCAACAAAACACAATTCCAACATCAGTACATAATATATTCTCATCACAGAAACACTTAATTAGCGTCAAGTTTTTCAAACACTTGCCATGATTCCGGGGACAGCTGGGGGGATTCTCCTGTGGAGGAGCTTGAGGGTGTAGTCAGCAACCTGTTGAGGGGTGGCTCTTTCCTTGGCCTCAGCACCAGGAGTAACCATGCTTGGCTTGAGGAGGATACCCTCGAACAAGACGTTGTTCTCAGCTAGGTAGAAGAAAACCTCGGCCCAGACCTTCAAGGCCACTTCGAAAGTCCTTTCAATGGTGTGTTCACCATCAAGCAAGATCTCTGGCTCGACAATTGGGACCAACCCGCTGTCCTAAAGAATCAAGAAGCAAACACTTTCTCAATTAGAAACACATCCTAACtagacacaaaacaaaaccctgTGGTCTAAGTAGCAACTTAATAGCAATTAGTCAATCAATTTGAAATCATAACTTGCATAGGATATCAGTTCTCTTACTTGAGCAATGGAAGCGTAGCGGGCAAGACCCCATGCTGCTTCCTTTACTGCAAGAGCTGATGGGCCATTGGGGATGCTCACAACGGTACGCCTAGTTCATCAGAGTTGGTAATTATGTTACATTTGATTGTCATCGATCTACCTTAATGAGCAAGAATATAATTACCAACATAACATGGAGATTACAGGTTTGATCCTTACCATTTGGCGAAACGAGCTCCCTGCTGGTAGTAGGCAGCTGTGCGAGAGGCAAGACCGTCAAGACCTTGGCACCATGACTCATCGTTGGAACCCGTTAGGGGCACCAAACCCTGTTGTTATAATCAGAACATTTAGCTACCATAAGTTTTATGTACTAATACTATGCTTACATTAAAGTAATGCTTGCTTTGGTATGTAAATTTTTACGTTTCAGTCACTTACCTTGTCGACTTTAATCCCAGGGACGATGCCTTGCTCAACGAGCACATCAACGATCTTTTTTCCATCAACGGTGGATTGGTAGAGAGTCTCCTCGAAGAGAATGGCACCTGAGACGTACTGGCCAAGGCCAGGGGCAGTCACAAGGAGGGTACGGTAGGCTTGGCGGTTGGCCTCAGTGTTCTCTAACCCGATTGAGGCAAGACGCTTGCCACAAGTTGCATTGGACTCGTCCATGGCCAAGATTCCACGGCCTGGGGATGCAACAGTTTTCtatacccaaaacaaaaaccacACCTCATCAAATTCAGACCTCAACAGGCAAAGGTGCAATTTAAAGATAAACTTTTCGTGACTAAAACAGTTTAGTATGTTACGTTATCAGACTATCAACTTGTACCGCATGTTCAAACAAAAATCTACCTTATCAATAGATAATAGTTCAGATTACGAGTCTAGAAACGTGTCGAACTGTTTTAACAAGATAACATTTCAAGATTTTTAGATTTTCTTGCGTATATATTCTAGAGAGAATAATGATATTGTACAAATTTTATAGTAACTAAAATGTTGTAAAACTTACAGCAGTCTTAACAAGCTCATCAGCATAGGAACCGGCACGAATGGTTAGACCAGACGGGGCAGTGGGGAGGCATCTGACGACCGAAGAGGCGGAAGGCTGGCGGAGGGTCTGACCCTTCACCCACTCAGATTTGTCGAGAACCGGAGAAGACTTGAGGAGAGATGCAGAAGCCATTGTTAGCTACAAAGAGTGGCAGCCTAGTGAGAGAGCAAAGTTTAATATAATCTTATCTCCTCTGGCAAAGCTCTCTTGCTCTTTGCCACACATGCACTCACTCTCTATATTTATAACTGTTGTGTGTAAAAAAGATGTCAAATTTGAGGCTGTTGTGCTCCGGCCAATCCCGGCCCGCCGTGTGGATGATAACCTGCTGACTTGGCCGGCTGCGTGCGTGGTTCAGACACGAGGGTTTTTTCTCACCTTGTAAAAAACAGCCATCATAtctctcccttttttttcagttgagCAAACAGACAAAAGCATGACGCTCACAATGTGAGGCGTCCAAAACAGACTCGTCTCAAGAGATTCCTCCCTCCAAAGGGGAAGCAAATATGAGGTTGTTATGGTATGATCTCTCTTGCTTGTCATTCCCCTTTCTTACTGACTAATGGCTACGGTTTAACGTAAGGCTCGACGAGACGGGAATCCCACGTGGACGGTGGACAACACTACGGGTCAGCTTCTCCGATCGTTCTGGTGATTTTCCCCGCCACATAGACCACGGCGATAGGTTGGTTTAATTTAATGGGTCTCACCAAGTAGCAGATTCATGATTTGCACAAGCAGTGTTTCGGTGAAACTGTGAAACAACGGGAAGTCGATTATTAACACCACAACGAATAACGAAATCCTAATATACATAAGATGTTTAACAAGAGTTTAGATCCAAAGATAGATCTGCAATCCCAGAAACCAGATCATCGACCGAATCTACTTTCATACTTTTCCATACATCAGAATCATCAAAAGTTGATGCGACCGGTTGAGGCAAACTTTCTTCGAGGGCCTTGGTCAACTGCTTTACCAGGTCGTC carries:
- the LOC103453790 gene encoding fructose-bisphosphate aldolase 1, chloroplastic, which codes for MASASLLKSSPVLDKSEWVKGQTLRQPSASSVVRCLPTAPSGLTIRAGSYADELVKTAKTVASPGRGILAMDESNATCGKRLASIGLENTEANRQAYRTLLVTAPGLGQYVSGAILFEETLYQSTVDGKKIVDVLVEQGIVPGIKVDKGLVPLTGSNDESWCQGLDGLASRTAAYYQQGARFAKWRTVVSIPNGPSALAVKEAAWGLARYASIAQDSGLVPIVEPEILLDGEHTIERTFEVALKVWAEVFFYLAENNVLFEGILLKPSMVTPGAEAKERATPQQVADYTLKLLHRRIPPAVPGIMFLSGGQSEVEATLNLNAMNQSPNPWHVSFSYARALQNTCLKTWGGRPENVKAAQDALLIRAKANSLAQLGKYTGEGESEEAKKELFVKGYVY